A single region of the Pseudomonadota bacterium genome encodes:
- a CDS encoding TcfC E-set like domain-containing protein: MVAAVMLAAAGLGVVRSGLAEEISIAADLDYMPSLETFIALMPIPEPITPDQSTGAVPAGFENLIEPQTNVIDVYYNGRILTSAVATYAPGSITFDDPDAIVDLMEDVDKRAAVTAALTGPLKTHGDLVCLPGETLEDEGCGVLQPTVAGVVFDRNAFRADVFVNGTYRAVQGSIGARYLEPSDGDPAVLSYLSGIISGGDQQTNDYDILNHTILGFEDNRVVSDLLYDNRDGFFLDQGQFISDQEAWRLQGGLFRTAPLEAVAQEKMIGVGIGTQLDSRMDLDLVTGTPLVLFLPVRSKVDIFGNGRLLASQTYDAGNQVLNTATLPPGSYEVTLRIQEIGGGTREETRFFAKTPELPPSDAPTYVFQIGQLIDDDVQGRDGDLIGDVTSTHLFRAGTVHRVDDQTGWFADLMGSTDQVLLQTGGVFLDESTRLQGGVIATTEQDYGYFLRYTDRFDNLGMNLSLRQIFAGKTREFRDPDIFDPFINDSQQFNGALSYRFPDWSTTVSMVGSYSVEDDLKAWSFGPQFTSQVFYEDGLDIQWTGSVTQSDREFLALTQLRFSYVVDNWTYQAALGYRHSDPRPNDTSDNGSGPEGDVLVVWDDQDLVEGDLSLRAGAVKNVFEDSIYAGGDYANDIGRVGFDYETAFHSGGSFTTYAGSFDVNLIGNPDGFAFGGPALTESGVMVLLDGNTDPDRTFLINVDGDPQDKIRLGESVFLPLPPYATYEISLTDDTEGFVHLDRDSQLLTLFPGNAVSVHFRADELVAIFGRIVNEFGDPVADGRIDGAIGIASTDSSGFFQTEVTTARRLAVTPPGEAPCAVDLPELPGELYADLGVLTCEPIDESTFAAIVEIAQDIEGNTDD; encoded by the coding sequence CGTGCGCAGCGGCCTGGCGGAAGAGATATCGATTGCCGCCGACCTCGACTATATGCCGTCACTGGAGACGTTTATCGCCCTGATGCCGATCCCCGAACCGATCACACCTGATCAGTCGACAGGTGCGGTACCGGCCGGCTTCGAGAACCTTATCGAACCGCAGACCAACGTCATCGACGTCTATTACAACGGTCGGATTTTGACATCCGCTGTGGCGACCTATGCGCCCGGCTCGATTACGTTCGATGATCCCGACGCGATCGTGGACTTGATGGAAGATGTCGACAAGCGCGCCGCCGTCACGGCCGCCCTGACCGGACCGTTGAAAACCCACGGCGATCTGGTCTGTCTTCCCGGCGAGACATTGGAAGACGAAGGCTGCGGCGTGTTGCAGCCCACCGTCGCCGGCGTCGTTTTCGACCGCAACGCATTTCGCGCTGACGTCTTTGTCAACGGCACCTATCGCGCCGTACAGGGCAGCATCGGCGCGCGATACCTTGAACCAAGCGATGGCGACCCTGCGGTCCTGAGCTATCTGAGCGGCATTATTTCGGGCGGTGATCAGCAGACAAACGATTATGACATTCTGAACCACACTATTCTGGGATTTGAAGACAACCGTGTCGTCAGCGACCTGCTCTATGACAACCGCGACGGCTTTTTCCTGGATCAAGGGCAGTTCATCTCGGACCAGGAAGCGTGGCGTCTTCAGGGCGGCCTGTTCCGCACCGCGCCCTTGGAAGCGGTCGCTCAGGAAAAGATGATCGGCGTAGGCATTGGCACGCAGCTGGATTCCCGGATGGACCTGGACCTGGTCACCGGCACGCCGCTGGTTCTGTTCCTGCCCGTACGCTCCAAGGTCGACATCTTTGGCAATGGGCGTCTGCTCGCCAGTCAAACCTATGATGCCGGCAATCAGGTGCTGAACACTGCGACGCTGCCACCGGGCTCCTACGAGGTCACGTTGCGCATTCAGGAGATCGGCGGCGGCACGCGGGAGGAAACGCGGTTCTTCGCCAAGACGCCGGAGCTGCCGCCATCGGACGCGCCGACCTATGTGTTTCAGATAGGCCAGTTGATCGATGACGACGTGCAAGGGCGCGACGGTGACTTGATTGGCGATGTCACTTCGACGCATCTGTTCCGCGCCGGAACGGTGCATCGCGTTGACGATCAGACCGGATGGTTTGCCGACCTGATGGGCAGCACCGATCAGGTCTTGTTGCAAACAGGCGGCGTTTTTCTGGACGAGTCGACGCGATTGCAGGGCGGTGTCATCGCGACGACCGAACAGGACTACGGATACTTCCTGCGCTACACTGACCGGTTCGACAATCTGGGCATGAATTTGTCGCTGCGCCAGATCTTTGCCGGCAAAACCAGAGAGTTCCGCGACCCCGACATCTTCGATCCCTTCATCAACGATTCCCAACAGTTCAACGGCGCTCTCAGCTATCGTTTCCCGGACTGGAGCACGACAGTCAGCATGGTCGGCAGCTACAGTGTCGAGGACGATCTGAAGGCCTGGTCGTTCGGCCCGCAATTCACATCGCAAGTGTTCTACGAAGATGGTCTGGACATCCAGTGGACGGGCAGCGTCACGCAATCCGACCGCGAGTTCCTGGCGTTGACGCAATTACGCTTCTCCTATGTCGTCGACAACTGGACCTATCAGGCTGCGCTTGGCTACCGCCATTCCGACCCGCGTCCGAACGACACATCGGACAACGGGTCCGGACCCGAGGGCGACGTTCTGGTTGTGTGGGACGATCAGGATCTGGTCGAGGGCGACCTGTCTCTGCGCGCAGGCGCGGTGAAGAACGTGTTCGAGGACTCGATCTATGCCGGCGGCGACTATGCCAACGACATCGGCCGTGTCGGCTTCGACTACGAGACGGCATTCCACAGTGGCGGTTCGTTCACGACCTACGCCGGCAGTTTCGACGTCAATCTAATCGGCAACCCCGACGGATTCGCGTTCGGTGGACCGGCATTGACCGAAAGCGGCGTCATGGTTCTGCTTGACGGCAACACCGATCCGGATCGGACGTTCCTGATCAATGTCGATGGCGATCCGCAGGACAAGATCCGTTTAGGGGAGAGTGTCTTCTTGCCGCTGCCGCCCTACGCGACCTATGAAATCTCCCTGACCGACGATACTGAGGGGTTTGTTCATCTCGATCGCGATAGCCAGCTGCTGACGCTGTTCCCCGGAAACGCTGTTTCCGTCCACTTCAGGGCCGACGAGCTGGTGGCCATATTCGGCCGCATAGTCAACGAGTTCGGCGACCCGGTCGCCGATGGACGCATCGATGGCGCCATTGGCATTGCGTCGACGGATAGCTCTGGCTTCTTCCAGACCGAAGTGACGACGGCGCGCCGGCTGGCCGTTACACCGCCCGGCGAGGCGCCGTGCGCGGTGGACTTGCCTGAATTGCCGGGTGAACTCTATGCCGATTTGGGTGTGCTGACCTGTGAGCCGATCGATGAGAGCACGTTCGCTGCCATCGTCGAGATCGCCCAGGACATTGAGGGCAACACCGACGACTGA